A stretch of Amycolatopsis balhimycina FH 1894 DNA encodes these proteins:
- a CDS encoding ATP-binding protein, translating into MDEVNEQSSAFGKLLLSHRRAAGLSQAALARLAGVSIRALRDLERGRAQGAKQRSAEVLAAALTLAGTQRELFLAAAKEGRRRVPNLSAAALCALPPRVQSLVGRVRDLARLRAEATAGGVVAVIGPPGVGKTSLAVAAAYELSHRFPDGCFFVDMRGMDDQPLAVRGALDRLLRALGVTPAQIPASEPEQASLLRVLLDSRRVLVVLDNATDEAHVRPLLATGRGCLTLITCRRALGGLEHVRRLWLDPLSRAAAVELLSVTVGSARVEAEPEVAAELVRLCGHLPLAVRIAANRLANRPHWSFAYLVNELRDARLRLSSLSSGDLQVRSAFEISYRRLSAAARVLFRRLAAVPGPDFGIELAEVVSAATEPQVRLHLEELAEANLVQATQTTGRFQFHDLIRIYAAERLEADEQVAARERLTGAVLDHLLGTAIAAGREFFPDARENHQFASKDEAAGWLDLEAGNWQAAQELAMRLGREHDVLELAKAMHWYSDTRFMRHPWDRIFGLGVAAARTLGSRRDLATLLNFLGWARRDRGDDEPVLRTHQEALAVAQEVDDRQEQAWAHAYLGTTLMRLGRFEEAREQALESTRLAEEFGWWSMQAPLRYRLGRVLRATGCCDEALAVLQQLIEDAERHRDGASPESRRWMIGFVVEEIAHTLKELKQWRRAAESYREARTAYTSYTAGDRAHLAATIAFHEGTAWREAGEYPKARECLNLALDALTEQNVSLRREEVLAELERIPSSPGR; encoded by the coding sequence ATGGACGAGGTGAACGAGCAGTCGTCGGCGTTCGGCAAGCTTCTGCTGAGCCATCGCCGGGCGGCCGGCCTCAGCCAGGCGGCGCTGGCCCGGCTCGCCGGGGTGAGCATCCGCGCGCTGCGGGACCTGGAGCGCGGCCGCGCCCAGGGAGCCAAGCAACGCTCGGCCGAGGTGCTCGCCGCTGCCTTGACGCTGGCGGGTACGCAGCGTGAGCTTTTCCTGGCGGCCGCGAAGGAAGGCCGGCGTCGCGTTCCGAACCTCTCCGCGGCGGCACTGTGTGCGCTTCCGCCGCGAGTGCAGTCCCTTGTCGGGCGGGTGCGTGATCTCGCCCGGTTGCGCGCGGAAGCGACCGCCGGCGGCGTCGTCGCCGTCATCGGACCTCCGGGCGTGGGAAAGACGTCGCTGGCCGTCGCCGCGGCCTACGAACTGAGTCACCGATTCCCGGACGGTTGCTTTTTCGTCGACATGCGCGGCATGGATGACCAGCCGCTTGCCGTACGCGGCGCACTCGATCGGCTGCTCCGTGCGCTCGGCGTGACGCCGGCCCAGATCCCCGCTTCGGAGCCGGAGCAGGCAAGCCTGCTCCGCGTCCTGCTGGACAGCCGCCGCGTACTGGTGGTATTGGACAACGCCACCGACGAAGCGCACGTTCGCCCGCTGCTGGCGACCGGCCGCGGTTGCCTGACCTTGATCACCTGCCGTCGGGCGCTCGGCGGGCTGGAGCACGTCCGGCGGCTGTGGCTGGACCCGCTCAGCCGGGCGGCGGCCGTCGAACTGCTTTCGGTGACCGTCGGCTCCGCTCGGGTCGAAGCCGAGCCCGAGGTGGCGGCCGAGCTGGTCCGGCTGTGCGGACACCTGCCGCTGGCGGTCCGGATCGCGGCCAACCGGCTGGCGAACCGCCCGCACTGGTCGTTCGCCTACCTCGTCAACGAGTTGCGCGACGCGCGGCTCAGGTTGAGCTCCTTGTCCTCGGGTGACCTGCAGGTCCGCTCCGCCTTCGAGATTTCCTACCGCCGGCTGTCGGCCGCGGCGCGGGTCCTGTTCCGCCGGTTGGCGGCCGTGCCCGGACCGGACTTCGGGATCGAGCTGGCCGAGGTCGTCTCGGCGGCGACCGAGCCACAGGTGCGCCTGCACCTCGAAGAGCTCGCCGAGGCCAACCTCGTCCAGGCCACGCAGACCACGGGTCGCTTCCAGTTCCACGACCTGATCCGGATCTACGCCGCGGAGCGCCTGGAGGCCGACGAGCAGGTGGCCGCGCGCGAGCGGCTGACCGGCGCCGTGCTCGACCATCTCCTCGGCACGGCGATCGCCGCCGGCCGGGAGTTCTTTCCCGACGCCCGGGAGAACCACCAGTTCGCTTCGAAGGACGAGGCGGCCGGATGGCTGGATCTGGAGGCCGGGAACTGGCAGGCCGCGCAGGAGCTGGCGATGCGGCTGGGCCGGGAGCACGATGTGCTCGAGCTGGCCAAGGCGATGCACTGGTACTCCGACACCCGGTTCATGCGGCACCCTTGGGACCGCATCTTCGGTCTCGGCGTTGCCGCCGCGCGGACGCTCGGGAGCCGGCGCGACCTGGCCACCTTGCTGAACTTCCTCGGCTGGGCCCGGCGAGACCGGGGGGACGACGAACCGGTTCTGCGCACGCACCAGGAGGCGCTCGCGGTGGCGCAGGAGGTGGACGACCGGCAGGAGCAGGCGTGGGCACATGCTTACCTGGGCACGACGCTGATGCGGCTGGGGCGGTTCGAGGAGGCGCGGGAGCAGGCGCTGGAGTCCACCCGGCTGGCCGAGGAGTTCGGATGGTGGTCCATGCAGGCCCCTCTGCGCTACCGGCTGGGCCGGGTGCTGCGGGCGACGGGCTGCTGTGACGAGGCGCTTGCGGTGCTTCAGCAGCTGATCGAGGACGCGGAGAGACACCGCGATGGAGCCTCGCCCGAATCCCGCCGGTGGATGATCGGGTTCGTCGTGGAAGAAATCGCCCACACGTTGAAGGAGCTGAAGCAGTGGCGACGAGCCGCGGAAAGCTACCGGGAGGCCCGGACGGCGTATACGTCCTACACCGCGGGGGATCGCGCTCACCTGGCCGCCACCATCGCTTTTCACGAAGGCACGGCGTGGCGTGAGGCCGGCGAGTACCCGAAAGCCCGCGAATGCCTGAACCTCGCCCTGGACGCGCTGACGGAGCAGAACGTGTCTCTGCGTCGTGAAGAAGTTTTGGCCGAACTGGAGCGCATACCGTCTTCGCCGGGCCGATGA
- a CDS encoding cupin domain-containing protein has protein sequence MSMAYLAQPEQQQQLDWLNGSTLAILLDAAATDGQLMMGRFDVSEGEAPPYHQHLHEDEIFLLIKGTALVWCDDQEYELAEGGVVFLPKRVPHGYRITSKKADLLMINTPAGIEGMFRETGRDKSTPRPPGFEVTPDPAIAGKYGNIVLGPPR, from the coding sequence ATGAGTATGGCCTACCTCGCACAACCCGAGCAGCAGCAACAACTCGACTGGCTCAACGGTAGTACGCTGGCGATCCTGCTGGACGCGGCGGCCACCGACGGCCAGCTGATGATGGGCCGGTTCGACGTCAGCGAGGGCGAGGCTCCGCCCTATCACCAGCACCTGCATGAGGACGAGATCTTCCTGCTGATCAAGGGCACCGCGCTGGTGTGGTGCGACGACCAGGAGTACGAGCTTGCCGAAGGCGGTGTCGTGTTCCTGCCCAAGCGAGTTCCGCACGGGTACCGCATCACCTCGAAGAAGGCCGACCTGCTGATGATCAACACGCCGGCCGGCATCGAGGGCATGTTCCGCGAGACCGGCCGGGACAAGTCCACCCCGAGGCCGCCCGGCTTCGAGGTGACGCCCGACCCGGCGATCGCCGGCAAGTACGGCAACATCGTGCTGGGCCCGCCGCGCTGA
- a CDS encoding FAD-dependent monooxygenase encodes MDTDVVIAGAGPAGLMLATELALAGVGAIVVETLKARSGQSKATNLQPRTAEILEMRGLLTGVDERSIGRVEGGEFAGNTLDYAALDSRYPYQMGVPQARVEEILEDRLAELGREVRRNWQLTGFDQDDDGVTVHGPEQLRARYLIGCDGGRSTVRELLGVEFAGTDATRWTAVADVVCGPGTAQPPVGWSLAGMKPRRRADGTFARMVPLGEPGLYRFVYSDAPEGDITADDVADRFRLFYGDEYELIDVRYASSFSDAVRQVAKYRVGRVFLAGDAAHVHPPVGAQGMNLSVQDAFNLGWKLAAVLSGRTSEDLLNTYESERHPVGARVLATIRAQSALQGPDLERKTLREILAMLLNVPDANRVAADMMSGLDIDYGGAGHVGGRLPDFKVDKGWASRLFHKGQGVLLAHDEKFLAPAAPYRDRIAATVTDTLPWDDVQAVLIRPDGYVCWTAPGEEMTGALRKWFQTGA; translated from the coding sequence ATGGACACGGACGTCGTCATCGCGGGCGCTGGGCCTGCTGGATTGATGCTCGCGACCGAACTGGCCCTCGCGGGAGTGGGGGCCATCGTGGTCGAGACGCTCAAGGCACGCTCAGGGCAAAGCAAGGCGACGAACCTGCAACCCCGAACCGCTGAGATCTTGGAAATGCGGGGCCTGTTGACGGGTGTCGACGAACGGTCGATCGGGAGAGTTGAGGGCGGGGAGTTCGCCGGAAACACACTCGACTACGCCGCACTCGACAGCCGGTATCCGTACCAGATGGGCGTTCCGCAGGCACGCGTCGAGGAAATCCTCGAGGATCGGCTGGCCGAACTCGGGCGGGAGGTTCGCCGGAACTGGCAGCTGACCGGATTCGATCAGGATGACGACGGTGTCACCGTCCATGGCCCCGAACAACTGCGAGCACGGTACCTGATCGGATGCGACGGCGGCCGCAGCACGGTACGCGAGCTGCTCGGCGTCGAGTTCGCCGGCACCGACGCCACTCGATGGACCGCCGTAGCCGACGTCGTATGCGGCCCAGGTACGGCACAGCCACCGGTCGGCTGGTCACTGGCGGGCATGAAACCTCGTCGCCGGGCGGACGGGACCTTCGCCCGCATGGTGCCTCTCGGGGAACCAGGGCTGTATCGGTTCGTCTATTCCGATGCGCCAGAAGGAGATATCACGGCCGATGACGTCGCCGACCGGTTCCGACTTTTCTACGGCGACGAGTACGAGCTCATCGATGTCCGGTATGCGTCCAGCTTCAGCGACGCCGTTCGCCAAGTGGCCAAGTACCGCGTCGGCCGCGTGTTCCTGGCCGGCGACGCCGCACACGTTCATCCGCCGGTCGGGGCCCAGGGAATGAACCTCAGCGTTCAGGACGCGTTCAACCTGGGCTGGAAACTGGCAGCTGTCCTTTCCGGCCGGACATCCGAGGATCTGCTCAACACCTACGAGAGTGAACGACACCCCGTGGGCGCCCGCGTGCTGGCCACCATCCGGGCACAGTCCGCCTTGCAAGGCCCGGACCTCGAGCGCAAGACGCTGCGCGAGATCCTGGCCATGCTGCTCAACGTTCCCGACGCCAATCGGGTGGCCGCCGACATGATGAGCGGTCTGGACATCGACTACGGCGGCGCCGGCCACGTCGGAGGTCGACTTCCCGACTTCAAAGTGGACAAAGGCTGGGCGAGCCGGCTGTTCCACAAAGGCCAGGGTGTCCTGCTGGCCCACGACGAGAAATTCCTCGCCCCCGCTGCGCCATACCGGGATCGGATCGCCGCCACGGTGACGGACACGTTGCCCTGGGACGATGTTCAGGCAGTTCTGATCAGGCCGGACGGATACGTGTGCTGGACCGCTCCTGGCGAAGAGATGACAGGCGCGTTACGGAAATGGTTCCAGACCGGTGCATGA
- a CDS encoding alpha/beta hydrolase, with protein sequence MTHDQRQALLDILRHAPLDIGGDIGEQRVIFHDMIASVPLPEDVSTNPGELGGVPVLTVETPHIDPSTVILYFHGGAYALGSAADGAGLAADVGRRAGARVISVDYRLAPESPYPAALNDAVAAYRALLDQGTPSAAIAFVGESAGGGLVAATLVAIKAAGLPQPSSATVFSPWADLTVSGGSAAGKAAVDPALTADGLGRRALDYLGDTDPATPLASPVFADLTGVAPLLVQVGSYEILLDDAVRLAARAAEHDIEVQLQVWPGLPHVFQGFAAMVDEADVALDAAAAFVKAHLGVEAAPAPAERV encoded by the coding sequence ATGACGCATGACCAACGCCAGGCTCTGCTGGACATCCTGCGGCACGCCCCGCTTGACATCGGTGGCGATATCGGCGAGCAGCGCGTGATCTTCCACGACATGATCGCGTCAGTGCCGCTACCCGAGGACGTCTCGACGAACCCCGGCGAGCTCGGCGGCGTCCCGGTCCTCACCGTGGAGACGCCCCACATCGACCCGTCGACAGTGATCCTTTACTTCCATGGCGGCGCCTACGCCCTCGGTTCCGCCGCCGACGGCGCGGGGCTGGCCGCTGATGTGGGCCGCCGCGCCGGTGCGCGCGTCATCTCGGTGGATTACCGGCTCGCGCCGGAGAGTCCGTACCCGGCCGCCCTCAACGACGCGGTGGCCGCCTACCGGGCGCTGCTCGACCAGGGCACGCCCAGCGCCGCGATCGCGTTCGTGGGCGAGTCCGCCGGCGGTGGTCTGGTCGCCGCGACACTCGTCGCGATCAAGGCCGCCGGTCTGCCTCAGCCGTCGTCGGCCACGGTCTTCTCGCCGTGGGCTGATTTGACCGTGTCCGGCGGCTCCGCGGCGGGCAAGGCCGCTGTGGACCCCGCGCTGACCGCGGACGGCCTCGGTCGACGTGCCTTGGACTACCTCGGCGACACTGACCCGGCGACGCCGCTGGCCAGTCCCGTTTTCGCCGACCTGACCGGGGTGGCGCCGCTGCTCGTACAGGTCGGGTCCTACGAGATCCTGCTCGACGACGCCGTGCGGCTGGCCGCCCGCGCCGCCGAGCACGACATCGAGGTCCAGTTGCAGGTGTGGCCCGGCCTGCCGCACGTCTTCCAGGGTTTCGCCGCGATGGTCGACGAGGCCGATGTCGCTCTCGACGCGGCGGCCGCGTTCGTCAAGGCGCACTTGGGGGTCGAGGCCGCGCCGGCGCCGGCGGAGCGAGTCTAG
- a CDS encoding quinone oxidoreductase family protein, whose amino-acid sequence MDDLAVEIIKTVGNHTITLLGRWKKLQHGETVEVERVREPRWPGGRRTYEGDRPMKAAVVREVGQDPVYGEFEEPVLREGEVRVAVTASALTNFTKVRATGRHFSVAPRPPFVVGIDGIGRMDDGCRVYFLFPRAPFGGMAERTVVASAQCIPVPDTVDDVTLAALADPGMSSWVALETRAELVPGETVLVNGATGTAGRVALQVARHLGAERVIATGRDRAVLDSLIAQGADAIIPLTDDPGRLTAALREEFERGVDVVLDYLWGPPAQSLLAATNARKSRSPLRFVQIGSAAGAELALPGSVLKATDLRILGSGIGNVAVGDIMRIIGKLMQAAATTEFFLDVQTHPLSRIGELWPAASVTPRTVFTVEAPA is encoded by the coding sequence ATGGATGATCTGGCGGTCGAGATCATCAAGACCGTGGGAAACCACACCATCACTCTATTAGGTCGGTGGAAAAAGCTACAACACGGAGAAACAGTGGAAGTCGAACGAGTGCGTGAGCCACGCTGGCCGGGTGGTCGGAGAACGTATGAAGGAGATCGTCCGATGAAGGCAGCTGTGGTCCGCGAGGTGGGGCAGGATCCCGTCTACGGCGAGTTCGAGGAGCCGGTGCTGCGCGAGGGCGAAGTCCGGGTGGCGGTGACGGCGTCCGCGCTCACGAACTTCACGAAGGTACGTGCCACCGGGCGGCACTTCAGCGTTGCGCCGCGGCCGCCGTTCGTCGTGGGCATCGACGGGATCGGGCGGATGGACGACGGGTGTCGTGTCTACTTCCTGTTCCCGCGTGCACCGTTCGGCGGGATGGCGGAGCGGACCGTGGTCGCTTCGGCGCAGTGCATACCCGTGCCCGACACCGTCGACGACGTGACGCTGGCCGCGCTTGCCGACCCCGGCATGTCCTCGTGGGTCGCGCTGGAAACGCGTGCGGAGCTGGTACCGGGCGAGACTGTGCTGGTGAACGGCGCCACCGGTACTGCCGGCCGCGTCGCGCTGCAGGTGGCGCGCCATCTGGGCGCGGAACGCGTGATCGCCACGGGACGCGACCGGGCTGTTCTCGATTCACTGATCGCTCAGGGCGCCGACGCGATCATCCCGCTGACCGACGACCCGGGACGCCTGACGGCTGCCCTGCGGGAGGAGTTCGAGCGCGGAGTCGATGTCGTGCTCGACTACCTGTGGGGACCGCCCGCGCAGAGCCTGCTCGCTGCCACGAACGCCCGGAAATCACGCTCGCCGCTGCGGTTCGTGCAAATCGGCTCCGCTGCGGGCGCGGAACTGGCGCTGCCCGGGTCGGTGCTGAAAGCGACGGATCTGCGCATCCTGGGCAGCGGGATCGGAAATGTTGCGGTCGGCGACATCATGCGGATCATCGGCAAGCTGATGCAGGCCGCCGCCACGACCGAGTTCTTTCTCGACGTGCAGACGCACCCGCTGTCGCGTATCGGTGAGCTGTGGCCGGCGGCGAGCGTCACACCGCGCACCGTGTTCACGGTCGAGGCTCCCGCCTGA
- a CDS encoding TetR/AcrR family transcriptional regulator has translation MDAELAQTGRRERKKAATRAHISAVALELFLARGYENVTVRDVASAADVSPTTLLNHFATKEALVVDRGSEISAELVRTVADRGPGVGILDALRAYAHTRIERAVAATDPNTKSFIALVAGNRDLSEYWRRTWMGHEDVLAEAIREQAGISPEDPRPVIIAHLVLDAIDFALRSADPRRILDAAFDVIISGGSIE, from the coding sequence GTGGATGCTGAACTGGCCCAGACAGGACGCCGGGAGCGCAAGAAAGCGGCGACCCGTGCCCACATCTCAGCCGTTGCGCTCGAGTTGTTTCTGGCGCGGGGGTACGAGAACGTGACCGTGCGGGACGTCGCGTCCGCTGCTGACGTGTCCCCCACGACGCTGCTCAACCACTTCGCGACGAAGGAAGCGCTGGTCGTTGACCGCGGGAGCGAAATTTCGGCGGAGCTCGTCCGAACGGTGGCCGACCGCGGTCCTGGCGTTGGCATTCTCGATGCTCTGCGTGCCTACGCCCACACCCGGATAGAGCGGGCTGTAGCCGCCACCGACCCGAACACCAAGAGCTTCATCGCCCTTGTCGCCGGTAACCGCGATCTGTCGGAGTACTGGCGCAGGACGTGGATGGGCCACGAGGACGTCCTCGCCGAGGCGATTCGCGAACAGGCCGGCATCTCACCGGAGGATCCACGACCCGTGATCATCGCCCATCTGGTGCTCGACGCGATCGACTTCGCCTTGCGCTCGGCCGATCCCCGAAGGATCCTCGATGCGGCATTCGACGTCATCATCAGTGGTGGATCGATTGAGTGA
- a CDS encoding S53 family peptidase → MRKKHHLYAMLGCLITTVVSLPGASAARADQPDRLPVEHPTDTVADQMVREGIRIGPTDPATQLTARVFLKGDANGLAGYARAISDPADPRYGHFLTPAQTRGRFGPTQQRIDAVTTWLRGTGLSIDLAGSRGVVVHGTVAQAASAFGTRFANYTSGERQFRAAVDPITVPAAVAADVLAVTGLTAGDKPTKPPADDPPPEPGAQAPEKVAGRADTPSSPCPAYFGDTPATTLPPAYGHPVQWAPCGYTPKQVRDAYGITGTGLTGKGVTIGIVGSTYAVNALADANRFAAEHGEPPFAPGQFAAYVAPGAGTSEASGEFGMDIQAAHAMAPEANIAYVVGSAATWGDRVLDGIGTIVEQRLADVVSGSITVGRTPGWAPDAIAAYERLFQEAAVEGITVTFASGDSGGGLVDGARSVEYPASSPWVTGVGGTTLAIGPRNRYQGEVVWATDSTDLAADGTRWEYEPPGYQGGATGGGTSTVFGQPFYQHDVVPATFAGTPPMRTVPDVSALADPDLGLLIGTTGYDLSGTLGYTEDNGGGTSLASPLFAGIEALLVQVHGPLGFANPALYARHHMFHGIHDNPAGTPNTIAFAVSRRGAVTLVTPGQYANANLEFAPGYTTATGLGSPTRELIDSFRPRPWRYGISVSQCVESCGRVGTVSGSLIDGGVGQ, encoded by the coding sequence ATGCGGAAGAAACACCACCTCTATGCGATGCTGGGGTGCCTCATCACCACGGTCGTCAGCCTTCCTGGGGCGAGCGCCGCTCGAGCGGACCAGCCGGATCGGTTGCCCGTGGAACATCCGACCGACACCGTGGCCGACCAAATGGTTCGTGAGGGCATTCGAATCGGACCGACCGATCCAGCCACGCAGCTCACCGCCCGGGTGTTCCTCAAAGGCGACGCCAACGGCTTGGCGGGCTACGCGCGCGCGATATCCGACCCGGCCGACCCCCGCTACGGCCATTTCCTGACACCCGCTCAGACCCGTGGCCGCTTCGGTCCCACACAGCAACGGATCGACGCGGTCACCACCTGGCTGCGCGGCACCGGGCTGTCGATCGACTTGGCCGGCTCCCGGGGCGTCGTCGTGCACGGAACGGTGGCCCAGGCGGCCTCCGCCTTCGGCACGCGGTTCGCGAACTACACCTCCGGGGAACGACAATTCCGCGCGGCGGTGGATCCGATCACCGTGCCCGCCGCGGTGGCAGCCGACGTACTCGCCGTCACCGGGCTCACCGCCGGCGACAAACCCACCAAGCCCCCCGCCGACGATCCTCCGCCGGAGCCGGGGGCACAGGCACCGGAGAAAGTCGCCGGCCGAGCCGATACGCCGTCCAGCCCTTGCCCCGCCTACTTCGGTGACACTCCCGCCACCACACTCCCGCCTGCCTACGGGCATCCCGTCCAGTGGGCCCCGTGTGGCTATACGCCGAAGCAGGTACGCGACGCCTACGGGATCACCGGCACCGGGCTCACCGGCAAGGGCGTGACCATCGGTATCGTCGGCTCCACCTACGCGGTCAACGCCCTCGCCGACGCGAACCGCTTCGCCGCGGAACACGGCGAGCCTCCCTTCGCGCCAGGTCAGTTCGCCGCGTATGTCGCGCCCGGTGCCGGTACGAGCGAAGCCAGCGGCGAGTTCGGTATGGACATCCAGGCCGCGCACGCGATGGCCCCGGAAGCGAACATCGCCTACGTGGTCGGTTCCGCGGCCACGTGGGGAGACCGGGTGCTGGACGGGATCGGGACCATCGTGGAGCAGCGCCTGGCAGATGTCGTTTCAGGCTCGATCACAGTCGGCCGCACCCCCGGCTGGGCGCCCGACGCGATCGCCGCGTACGAGCGCTTGTTCCAGGAGGCGGCCGTCGAAGGCATCACGGTCACCTTCGCCAGCGGCGACTCGGGCGGTGGCCTCGTCGACGGGGCGAGGTCCGTCGAGTATCCGGCGTCCAGCCCCTGGGTCACCGGGGTGGGCGGCACCACCCTGGCCATCGGCCCGCGGAACAGGTACCAGGGGGAAGTCGTCTGGGCGACCGACAGCACGGACCTGGCGGCGGACGGCACCCGCTGGGAATACGAACCACCCGGCTACCAGGGAGGTGCGACCGGTGGCGGCACCAGCACCGTGTTCGGGCAGCCCTTCTACCAACACGACGTCGTACCCGCGACCTTCGCCGGCACCCCGCCGATGCGCACCGTCCCGGACGTCTCCGCCCTCGCCGACCCGGACCTCGGCCTGCTCATCGGGACGACCGGGTACGACCTGAGCGGCACCCTGGGCTACACCGAGGACAACGGCGGCGGCACCAGCCTGGCGTCCCCGTTGTTCGCCGGCATCGAAGCCCTTCTCGTGCAGGTCCACGGTCCGCTCGGTTTCGCCAACCCGGCTCTCTACGCCCGCCACCACATGTTCCACGGCATCCACGACAACCCGGCGGGCACCCCGAACACCATCGCCTTCGCCGTCAGCCGCCGCGGCGCCGTGACCCTGGTGACTCCCGGGCAGTACGCGAACGCCAACCTCGAGTTCGCACCCGGCTACACCACGGCAACCGGGCTCGGCTCCCCAACCCGGGAACTGATCGACTCCTTCCGGCCAAGGCCGTGGCGCTACGGCATCTCCGTATCCCAGTGCGTCGAGTCGTGCGGACGGGTCGGAACAGTCTCGGGGTCGCTTATCGATGGCGGGGTCGGTCAGTGA
- a CDS encoding Lrp/AsnC family transcriptional regulator gives MVSHGLDDLDRQIIHGLYIDGRTTFSRLAQVVGRSEQTVARRYRLLRERGVVRVVGQPAGDRVGRSDWMIRLRVPHTAPAVAAALARRPDTAWVSLATMGAEVVCAFRDCGATPQNQTFLGDLPSHWGVTATHAYRVLHVFFDGARPPTTVATALSPRQIGQLRHRATVPAGDTALRELDWPLVEALADDGRATYRQLAERTHWHESTVRDRIGELLDAGLLGFDLDIDTAVLGIATRAMLWLSISPDRLDTVGRALADHAEVSFAAASTGAANLIASISCPDDAALYAYLTGKVAALQGVIDVETVPIVAAVKRHVSVDDAWVAVLSRR, from the coding sequence GTGGTTTCCCACGGTCTTGATGATCTCGACCGCCAGATCATCCATGGGTTGTACATTGACGGCCGCACTACGTTCAGCCGGCTCGCACAGGTGGTCGGCCGGTCGGAACAGACCGTCGCCCGTCGCTATCGGCTGCTGCGCGAGCGCGGCGTGGTCCGGGTCGTCGGCCAGCCCGCAGGTGATCGCGTCGGCCGGTCGGACTGGATGATCCGGCTCCGGGTCCCGCACACCGCACCTGCGGTCGCGGCGGCGCTGGCCCGGCGACCCGACACAGCCTGGGTGTCACTGGCGACGATGGGTGCCGAGGTAGTGTGCGCTTTCCGCGATTGCGGAGCGACGCCACAGAATCAGACCTTCCTGGGAGATCTGCCGTCCCACTGGGGTGTCACCGCCACCCACGCCTACCGGGTACTGCATGTCTTCTTCGACGGTGCCAGGCCACCGACGACCGTCGCCACCGCTTTGTCACCTCGACAGATCGGGCAGCTGCGTCACCGAGCCACGGTGCCGGCCGGCGACACCGCTTTGCGCGAGCTGGACTGGCCCCTGGTCGAGGCATTGGCCGACGACGGGCGGGCGACGTACCGGCAACTGGCCGAGCGGACACACTGGCACGAGTCGACCGTGCGGGACCGCATCGGCGAACTCCTCGACGCCGGACTGCTTGGCTTCGACCTCGACATCGACACGGCAGTACTGGGCATCGCGACCAGGGCGATGCTCTGGTTGTCGATCTCACCGGATCGACTCGACACCGTGGGACGCGCTCTCGCCGACCACGCCGAAGTATCGTTCGCCGCAGCGAGCACGGGCGCGGCCAACCTGATCGCCTCGATCAGCTGCCCCGACGACGCCGCCCTGTACGCCTACCTCACCGGCAAGGTGGCCGCGCTCCAAGGCGTGATCGACGTCGAGACCGTCCCCATCGTTGCCGCGGTCAAGCGCCACGTCAGCGTTGACGACGCGTGGGTAGCGGTGCTGAGCCGCCGCTGA
- a CDS encoding MBL fold metallo-hydrolase has product MTPGTPLGRAKAAGLTAERGTINGGIQTAATKRSIAMRVAENLEMLAVHTQVMGVPRVFHPTLMWDKENVVLIDTGVPGSLEEIRNQAEAAGAPYARLNHIVFTQQDIDHISGAAELLAGHPGVAVHAHEKDAPHIRGDKKLSRLTDAFMERISDRSEEEQARILRVFDNAATPVDRVLRDGDRLPFCGGVTVIHTPGHTAGHICLYHHASRTLVAGDALNILHGELVGPNEDPMAEDGVVAEDAVSALEKLTEYDIAAIITYHGGLFDAEPNKNLDEVIAHRKLYSYRR; this is encoded by the coding sequence GTGACGCCCGGCACGCCACTGGGACGGGCGAAGGCGGCAGGTCTCACCGCAGAACGAGGAACCATCAACGGCGGAATCCAAACCGCTGCAACCAAGAGGAGCATCGCGATGCGAGTAGCAGAAAATCTCGAGATGTTGGCTGTGCACACGCAGGTGATGGGCGTTCCGCGTGTGTTCCACCCAACCCTGATGTGGGACAAAGAGAATGTCGTCCTCATCGACACCGGAGTACCGGGCAGCCTGGAAGAAATCAGGAACCAGGCCGAGGCCGCCGGTGCTCCGTATGCCAGGTTGAACCACATCGTGTTCACGCAGCAGGACATCGATCACATCTCGGGTGCGGCAGAGCTTCTTGCCGGGCATCCCGGCGTGGCTGTGCACGCCCATGAGAAAGATGCGCCCCACATCCGGGGTGACAAAAAGCTGAGCCGGCTGACGGACGCGTTCATGGAGCGCATTTCCGACCGCTCCGAGGAGGAACAGGCCAGGATCCTGCGAGTATTCGACAACGCCGCCACGCCGGTGGACCGAGTCCTGCGCGATGGTGACCGACTTCCGTTCTGCGGCGGAGTGACAGTGATCCACACCCCGGGCCACACGGCCGGTCACATCTGCCTCTACCACCATGCAAGCAGGACCCTCGTCGCCGGTGACGCGCTGAACATCCTGCACGGAGAGCTGGTCGGTCCAAACGAGGATCCGATGGCCGAGGACGGCGTTGTGGCGGAAGACGCCGTTTCTGCTCTCGAGAAGCTCACGGAGTACGACATCGCCGCCATCATCACCTATCACGGAGGCCTGTTCGACGCCGAACCCAACAAGAACCTCGATGAGGTCATCGCCCACCGAAAGCTGTACAGCTACAGGCGATAG